A part of Entelurus aequoreus isolate RoL-2023_Sb linkage group LG10, RoL_Eaeq_v1.1, whole genome shotgun sequence genomic DNA contains:
- the LOC133658587 gene encoding olfactory receptor 52L1-like → MLVSGENASHSAFVFRGFPALHEHRWVVASPLAAAYALALLSNALLVYVICSVERLHSPMYALICMLCAVDLAAVSAIAPSTLLGLLLDWDGVSLAGCLAQMFATHFLSSVESTLLLAMSLDRYVAICQPLRYHELANSSAFVKLLLFTLVRSGAVMATLVGLAASLDFCASNVILHCYCDHMALVSLACGDTRRSRAAGLAVIACFVGVDIPLIFFSYMKILSAVSRAAAGEDRWKAFHKCGTHLMVMMCFYLVGSVTFLSHNLNIDIPTDANTAMGLVYIVFPAAANPVIYGVRTAEIRNGFYRLFRLRDAKVSPVTSAKTTKLDDFR, encoded by the coding sequence ATGTTGGTGTCAGGGGAGAACGCGTCACACAGCGCCTTCGTGTTCCGTGGCTTCCCGGCGCTGCACGAGCACCGGTGGGTGGTGGCGTCGCCGCTGGCCGCCGCCTACGCGTTGGCGCTGCTGAGCAACGCGCTCCTGGTGTACGTGATCTGCAGCGTGGAGCGCCTGCACAGCCCGATGTACGCGCTGATCTGCATGCTGTGCGCGGTGGACCTGGCGGCGGTCAGCGCCATCGCTCCCAGCACGCTGCTGGGCCTGCTGCTGGACTGGGACGGCGTCTCGCTGGCCGGCTGCTTGGCGCAAATGTTCGCCACCCACTTCCTGTCGTCGGTGGAGTCCACCTTGCTGCTGGCCATGTCGCTGGACCGCTACGTCGCCATCTGCCAGCCGCTGCGCTACCACGAGCTGGCCAACTCCTCGGCGTTCGTCAAGCTGCTGCTCTTCACGCTGGTGCGCAGCGGCGCCGTCATGGCGACGCTGGTGGGCCTGGCGGCCTCGCTGGACTTCTGCGCCTCCAACGTCATCCTGCACTGCTACTGCGACCACATGGCGCTGGTCAGCCTGGCCTGCGGCGACACGCGGCGCAGCCGAGCGGCAGGCCTGGCCGTCATCGCCTGCTTCGTGGGCGTGGACATCCCGCTCATCTTCTTCTCTTACATGAAGATTCTGAGCGCGGTGTCGCGGGCGGCGGCCGGCGAGGACCGCTGGAAGGCCTTTCACAAGTGCGGCACGCACCTGATGGTCATGATGTGCTTCTACCTGGTGGGCAGCGTCACCTTCCTGTCGCACAACCTCAACATCGACATCCCCACCGACGCCAACACAGCCATGGGCCTCGTCTACATCGTCTTCCCCGCCGCCGCCAACCCTGTCATCTACGGCGTCCGCACCGCCGAAATCAGGAACGGCTTCTACCGCCTCTTTCGACTCCGAGACGCCAAGGTCTCGCCCGTGACAAGCGCGAAGACCACCAAACTGGACGACTTCcgataa